From the Lathyrus oleraceus cultivar Zhongwan6 chromosome 3, CAAS_Psat_ZW6_1.0, whole genome shotgun sequence genome, the window CCACCGCCAACCCATTTCCATACTCATGAGACACCACAGGATGATGCaaaccaccaccaccaccagtAGTTTTAGTGTTTTTTCTCGAGTACAAAAACGCAATCGAAGGTGGACAAAAGAACCACTTGTGCAAATTACTAGTGTAATAATCAGCACCAATCTCCTGCATGTCAACATCAGTACACCCAATAGAATGAGCAGCATCAACAAAAACCTGTTCCACACCTTCCTCTCTACAAATCTGAATCAACTCCTTAACAGGAATCACAACACAAGGCATAGAAGTCACATGATCAATGACAGCTAACCTAACCTTTCTACCATCCGTTTTTCCTATCTCCAAAGCCTTTCTAAACTCAGTAACAATCTCTTCATTAGAACTCACCGGAAAAGGGAGAGGAACTTCAATGACTTTTCCACCAGCACGAGTGACATAAGCCTCCATAGATTTCTTAACAGCACCGTAAGCGTAATGAAGCATAACAACAATGTCACCTTTGTCGAACTTCCCTTCACGGAAACACCAAGCGGTGTGTTGAAGAACAATAGCAGCAGCAGTGGTAGCGTTATCGACAATAGAGATTTCATCGAGATGTTGAGCGTTGACTAGGTCTTTGATAATAGAACGTGAAGTGTCGATTGCCGGTTTGAGGTGGTTGAAGTAGAAGTGGTCAGGCTGACGGAGGTATTTGAGCTGCCATTTCTGTTGAGCGGAGATGACGGAGGACGGACAAGAACCGAAACTGCCGTTGTTGATGCGAGCGACGGCGGCGTCATGGTGAGAGAATTCAGATTCAATTTCGGAAACGGTTATGGCGGAGGATGAAGGTGAAGAGAGTTTAGGTTTTTTGGGAGTGGGGTGAGAGCCGTTGATGTCAGGGATTGAACGGCGGTGATTGTTAGATGCCATTGGGAAATAAATGATTAACGGTAGTGATGAAAATTGAGAATTgttgaaaaagagaaagagaaagagatCTGAAGAAGAAAAGGATGAGGATGATTTTAAGAGAGTGAGGAAGTGAGTGCGGTGCGGTGCGTTTTTGAGTGGAATTAGAAATGTTGCATACCTTTAAATACAATACTATTAAATTAAGTTACCATTTTTTTTATGTCATGTTGCATACCTTTAAATACAATACTATAttaaatttgtattttttaataaatcaaatattttttttgCATGCAAATCTAAAACTATAGACACTTATGATCTCATCTAAGTACtgtaaatatttttattttattatcaaTTTTGATAATTACTTTTTTGAGTTTgaaataatattttattaaaaaatattatttaatgTATAAGTAGTTAATGAAGAGATTGTTGCTGTATAAGTAGTTATTAAGTATATTCTTTAATGTGCATAGAGTTGAATAAATCATTATTAATTCAATATATAAATAATCAAGTGTTGGTTTTctcataaaaaaatattttttttacatAACAACAATTGTTAATATATttaatgaaaaagaaaatgaaagaaattaaaaaaataataaagagTAAATTGTAATAGAGAAAAAATGTCATAAAAATTAAACTATAACATAAAATTTGTTTTCGGTGAATTTTAAAAAGGTAAAACATAGAAAATAAGTTTTGCTAATTTGTAAAAAGTTAGTTTCATCATTTTTTAAAAAAGTTTTTCTTTATTTTCGTTTTCATTAAATATCATTTTCTTTAATACAAGAATTTTTCTAAATTTTGTTTAGTCCAACTTCTATGTTTTAAAAAGATGACAAATTTGTATAAAGTTAACTCAACCAAACTCTAGGTTTCCTTCACTTCACTTTTAAAAAGTAATGAaattttgaaattgatttgaatATATTTAATTTCTATAAACATTcttttataatatttttaatgCTCAAATTTAAGAATTACTTTTTCAAATATACAtgattaaaaaataattatttttgtaTTTGGTATAAagttgaaaaaatattttttttataaagtAATTAATATGTGATGAGAAAATGAGAATATATATTTGTATAGAGTTTTAGAAAATTATTTCAAAAATAGTATCATATTATGGCTCAAATATTTTTCGAAAATGAATGTCTGAAAACAAAATTTCTATATCTATATTTTCAAAGTAAGTTATTCTTAGAAATTCATTTTGAATGTGTGAAATAAATATTTGAAGAGGTCATCCATTATTTCATCTCTTTAATCGTTAGTTATAGATTAGAGATTATATAAAACTactaattttatttttatttttaatttaaatttcATGTTTTTTTAACTTTAAATTATCTGTTGTGAAATTTgatatttatattttattaaatGTTGAACAATTTTTAATTAAATAACAATTTGTTCTTAAAAAAATAAAAGGCAGGATTAGGATCTACTATAGAAGAAGTTATCTAAGAGTGTGATTGTTTAATGAGTGTAATTAGGATCTAAAAATTTTAAGTCATTATTCAGTATATATCATCTGTCTTAGTAATTTACACTTGTCATATTTAAATGACTCTTGACATTAATATTTTACATTTGTTATTAGTTACTAATTTAAGTTGACACTTgtattatttattatttttcttgGAAAAGGCAAATGAATTAATAAGAAAGACACAGTATAGAACAAGGCATGCATGATTTAATGGAAATAAAGCCAATGCATGTTGATGTCAGTGGAGCTAAAGTAATGTGTAAGGAAATAGGAAGTTTAGGCCATGTGTGATGAGTAGGGATGACAATATATCTTTAATGGGTATTCATAAA encodes:
- the LOC127132494 gene encoding probable L-cysteine desulfhydrase, chloroplastic, whose amino-acid sequence is MASNNHRRSIPDINGSHPTPKKPKLSSPSSSAITVSEIESEFSHHDAAVARINNGSFGSCPSSVISAQQKWQLKYLRQPDHFYFNHLKPAIDTSRSIIKDLVNAQHLDEISIVDNATTAAAIVLQHTAWCFREGKFDKGDIVVMLHYAYGAVKKSMEAYVTRAGGKVIEVPLPFPVSSNEEIVTEFRKALEIGKTDGRKVRLAVIDHVTSMPCVVIPVKELIQICREEGVEQVFVDAAHSIGCTDVDMQEIGADYYTSNLHKWFFCPPSIAFLYSRKNTKTTGGGGGLHHPVVSHEYGNGLAVESAWIGTRDYSSQLVVPDVLEFVNRFEGGVEGIKKRNHEAVVEMGEMLVKAWGTHLGSPSHMCASMIMVGLPTCLGIHSDSDALKLRTHLRDVFGVEVPIYYRPPRDGEVEPVTGYARISHHVYNKVQDYYKFRDAVNQLVDNGFDCTLLSN